From the genome of Nicotiana tabacum cultivar K326 chromosome 17, ASM71507v2, whole genome shotgun sequence:
ACAGAATGACTCTGACTTAGGTGGAAATGAGTCTGATCCGAAGCCACAACTCACTAAAATTGCTAACCTTActgaagattttgaaaagaaggCACGTTTCCTTTACCTGCTAAATTTATGACTAGCCCTTATCTGTatcttgtctttttttttttttttttttgtggtttaTCCTATGTTTCCTACTCCTAATTTTGTACGAATGTTGTCTCAATAATGCCTTGCGcttcttttttttggtttcccacccgATGTCCAGTGCCCTCTGGAGCCCTATTATATCCGGATTCGCGCCGCGTAGGGCCCCATTCAGAgggaagcgctccctaccaaggatttttccataccGGGCTCCCGAGACCTCCGGTCAAGTGAAGAGCAGACCCATCCGCTGCACCACATTCTTTGGTCGTATAATGCCTCATGTTAGGTTATTATCTTTAGCATTGCTGCAAATGGCAGTATCGTACTACTTGTTTTACTTTTTATCTGCAAACAAAAATTAGGGGTTATAGGCTTTGTTTTTTATAATTTACCGGTAATTGTTATATTCGTATTTCAACTCAAAGCTATGATATTTCTCTTGTTGCTTATATTTATGAAATTGTTGAATTAATCTGTTTGATCAGTTTGCAGTGTTATATGGTGCTTTTCCTTGATATCTATGTCTATTTCTACAAATATTTGAGACCTTCGAATTGACCTGTGTTTTACTTTCCTGTCTTCTTTAGTAGCTTGAGATATAGTTCAATTAATTCCTGGTGTTATACAGACTTCAAGCAAGAGACTGAAAGATGTTGAAATTTATGTCCCTATAGTCTATGGAACAATTGCGTTTTGGCTCGGCAGGAAAGCCACTGAGTAAGTGGACATTCTTTTTAGTGCATTTATTTGCTCAGAGTATTATGCTTATTGAGACAATCATAATATATGGGTTTTTTCAATTAGAACTCAGTCGCATAGGTGGTCAGTATATGTTCGTGGAGCAACAAATGAGGATCTTAGTGGGGTAATCAAGAAAGTTGTTTTTCAATTGCATCCAAGTTTTAATAATCCCGTGAGAGTGGTAGAATCACCACCCTTTGAGTTGTCAGAATGTGGTTGGGGTGAATTTGAAATTGCAATATCCCTTCACTTCCACGATGATGTTGGCGAAAAGAAGTTGGATTTGTAAGTTCTTCACTTGGTGCATGagcttcatttttgttttaaagtTTGCTGGCAGTGTGGATATACTTTCACTGCTCTTCTTTTCCCAGGTATCATCATTTGAAGTTATATGCAGAGAATGAGTCTGGTCCCCAGTCAACAAAGAAACCTGTTGTTGTGGAAACCTACAATGAGGTCGTATTCCCTGATCCTCCTGAGGATTTCTTTTCACGAATCCAGAACCATCCTGCAGTAATCGTGCCACGGCTTCCGGCAACATTTAAGTTTCCTCCAGGTAAACATTCTTTTCTGAGATTGTTTGGCTCTGCTCTGGAGCAACTTGGTCCATTCAGTTTGTAAATTTCTACTTTATGTTTCTTAGCACCAATTGAGGATTTGCACGTGTTGAAGAGAGGTGATACGAAAAACCATCCTCTTAGTCAGTGGTTCATCAATTTCTCTGAGGCTGATGAGCTCTTGAAACTCACAGCAGCTCGTCAGACGGTGAgcttaactctctctctctctctctctctcacacacacacacatgttcAGTACATCTAAACTTTGTTCAAAAAATATCATGCTCTTAGATAGTAGAAATCATGTGTGGCTGTTCTACCTCCCTTGAGATAAAGCTGGACGTGGAATTTCTTGTATCTGAAGCTGAGAAGCAACATATAGTTATTTAAGCTGATAGACTTATTGGTGACAGGAATTCTTTAATTCAGCTTGAGTGTTCACTTTCATCTCTGTATAAAGTTTGTaatttaccttttaatttttggATGACAGGGAGAGCAGAAGTGTATTCTCCAACACAGATTGGGTGAATGAGACTTATGTGTCAACATTTGTCGTTATGCTTTAATTTCTCTACACTGTCATCAGTTCTTTAACTTGTATCTTTCAGTGCTAGGAACGCATATTCAGCTTTCCTTTGACATGGATAAACTGCCTTGTCTAGACCTGAGAGTGCCTTATTCTCCGTTAGACTGTCAATATCTGCTTCATCAGGGTTTTAAGGGGAGCTTCAAACATATGAATGCCTTTGGTTCTCACGAGACCAAGTGCCTTTTGTTTATCAGAGAAGCAGATGACTACTTTATAAAATAACCCAGTTTCACCATGATAACTATAATGGTTCAGAGCTTTAGCTACACGGTGCCAGTGATTAAAATTCCTAATAGACGAACTCACAACATTTCAAGCAATAAGTATTTTATAAGTGCCTCAATATGCAAATAAGTACATTCAAAGGCTTCATTTTGAATGAAATTAGATATTTTGTCAACAAGTTTACAGCTGGCATTAACAACCTTCTTACCTTGATTGTTTCTTTGTCTATCTTCTAATTTTGTCTCCTCTAAACTccgattttgagctatttcagcATTTGTAGCATTGTTAGTTTTCTATCAGCTAATTGATTGCAAGTTGGATTTGTCAGGTGCAAGCTCACATTGTTAAGCTGAGGAGGCAGTTGAGTGTGATGGA
Proteins encoded in this window:
- the LOC107782246 gene encoding transcription initiation factor TFIID subunit 14b yields the protein MPLNSPAMTQNDSDLGGNESDPKPQLTKIANLTEDFEKKTSSKRLKDVEIYVPIVYGTIAFWLGRKATETQSHRWSVYVRGATNEDLSGVIKKVVFQLHPSFNNPVRVVESPPFELSECGWGEFEIAISLHFHDDVGEKKLDLYHHLKLYAENESGPQSTKKPVVVETYNEVVFPDPPEDFFSRIQNHPAVIVPRLPATFKFPPAPIEDLHVLKRGDTKNHPLSQWFINFSEADELLKLTAARQTVQAHIVKLRRQLSVMDELPQTFKLDSD